One window of Caldisericum exile AZM16c01 genomic DNA carries:
- the murJ gene encoding murein biosynthesis integral membrane protein MurJ → MKRTQTPEVASILFALANVLSKLLGFVRDLFLSNYFGVSKSVDALSTALPVNSIFQNLMSSAIVVSFIPLFLEELANDREKAEKDLSALFNLIFVAFLILAIALMVSSNALVTILAPGFKEDTLKILTAKLVDFVSISAFLWAVVGFLFGVAQSKKHFFITAITPLLANVFTILGLVFFHKTLGIYSYVLGMNIGLLIQFLIMVYYSKKFLNLKFGIYFSVSKNLLRNLFVLSLPLILLQLTNYFVTLFSNRIASTLSEGSIASIQYANKLRQLWVSLLTVPIATAYYPFLSEAAIACDFGKLSSIFRRSTEFALILGIPVTVISFAFANPIVQVVFKRGAFNEEAVMLTTYAFKYFSIGIFALMITILAMRVLYALKEMYLVLFISVIIAGINIALFYPLVKMFGHAGIPLAISIGLIVEAIAFLIALEIKTSIKLKEFFLSIVKITIPSLLSVILMYFIYSVVIKFIHNTKTFNVLISFVGSGFIFLLSYVALLKVFKVEELDTIIRIFKK, encoded by the coding sequence ATGAAAAGGACTCAAACACCAGAGGTTGCTTCAATACTATTCGCTCTTGCAAATGTTTTAAGTAAGCTTTTAGGCTTTGTAAGAGACCTATTCTTGAGCAATTACTTCGGTGTTTCCAAAAGTGTTGATGCTTTATCTACAGCGTTACCTGTTAATTCAATTTTTCAGAATTTGATGTCCTCTGCAATCGTTGTATCTTTTATTCCACTTTTTCTTGAAGAGCTTGCAAATGATAGAGAAAAGGCTGAAAAAGACCTAAGCGCACTTTTCAACTTAATTTTCGTCGCATTTCTAATTTTAGCCATTGCTTTAATGGTATCTTCAAATGCTCTTGTAACTATACTTGCGCCTGGATTTAAAGAGGACACACTTAAAATCCTCACCGCAAAACTCGTAGACTTTGTTTCAATATCTGCATTCCTATGGGCTGTTGTCGGATTTCTTTTTGGTGTTGCTCAGTCAAAAAAACACTTCTTCATAACTGCAATAACACCTCTTCTTGCAAATGTGTTTACAATTTTAGGACTTGTATTCTTTCACAAAACACTTGGGATATATTCGTATGTATTGGGAATGAATATTGGCCTTCTCATACAATTCCTAATAATGGTTTATTACTCAAAAAAGTTCCTTAATTTGAAATTTGGCATATATTTCTCTGTAAGCAAAAACCTTTTAAGAAACCTTTTTGTGCTATCATTACCCCTAATTCTTTTACAACTGACAAACTACTTCGTAACGCTTTTTTCAAATAGGATTGCTTCCACCCTTTCAGAAGGAAGTATTGCATCAATCCAATATGCAAACAAATTAAGACAACTTTGGGTAAGTTTACTCACAGTGCCAATTGCAACGGCTTATTACCCATTTTTATCAGAGGCTGCAATAGCATGTGATTTTGGGAAGCTATCAAGCATTTTCAGAAGAAGCACTGAATTTGCTCTCATTCTTGGGATTCCCGTTACCGTTATTTCGTTTGCATTCGCAAATCCAATTGTACAGGTCGTTTTTAAAAGAGGCGCTTTTAACGAAGAGGCAGTAATGCTTACAACATATGCTTTCAAATACTTCTCGATAGGCATTTTTGCGTTAATGATTACAATCCTTGCTATGAGAGTACTTTACGCCCTAAAAGAAATGTATCTTGTGCTTTTTATTTCGGTTATTATTGCTGGGATTAATATTGCACTTTTTTATCCTCTTGTTAAGATGTTTGGACATGCGGGAATACCGCTTGCAATAAGCATTGGGCTTATAGTTGAAGCGATCGCTTTTTTAATTGCGCTTGAAATAAAAACTTCCATAAAACTCAAGGAATTTTTCCTCTCAATTGTAAAAATTACAATTCCAAGTTTATTAAGCGTCATTTTAATGTATTTTATTTATAGTGTAGTAATAAAATTCATTCACAATACAAAAACCTTTAATGTGCTTATTTCGTTTGTTGGAAGCGGCTTCATATTTCTCCTCTCATATGTTGCTTTACTAAAAGTTTTTAAAGTAGAAGAACTTGATACAATAATAAGGATTTTCAAAAAATAG
- a CDS encoding CdaR family protein, protein MKFLSKIFNIKVIAVFFAVGLWYYVSITQGPVITKTFKNVPVVPINVSSESYISNDLPTISVVAEGPSKVILGLKDSDFIATVDLSNKKEGDFLVDVEISPPSSVIRVKSFSPDKIRVMLESISSKKFPIVSEFINSSQTTQFFPSLPLVSPSSVIAFGPNSELSKIRRVYISIDVSKIKENTTLILPVQVETIDGTTLKNVYLNPSSVVAEVKVSEDNSIVTVPIIPIIRNAPPQGFGVRSVSVSPSVVTISGPISVITNIKNVSTDPIDLTQITAKTDFTVKLTPIDKVTFPINTCKITVEVSPIVSKTLTVQVKVLVAEGKQYSASQENINVVISGFKDVIDSITSDMISCTIDASSLSTGSYTLPVVVSGLPQNVILQTITPASIEVKIY, encoded by the coding sequence ATGAAATTTTTAAGCAAGATTTTCAATATAAAAGTGATTGCAGTATTTTTTGCAGTAGGACTATGGTACTATGTAAGCATAACACAGGGTCCAGTCATTACAAAAACCTTCAAAAATGTTCCTGTTGTCCCTATAAATGTTTCAAGTGAATCATACATATCAAATGATCTTCCAACGATTTCCGTTGTTGCAGAAGGACCAAGTAAAGTTATTCTTGGATTAAAAGACTCAGATTTTATTGCAACAGTCGACTTATCAAACAAAAAAGAAGGCGATTTCCTAGTTGATGTTGAAATTTCACCGCCTTCATCTGTTATACGAGTTAAATCATTTTCTCCCGACAAAATAAGGGTAATGCTTGAAAGTATTTCAAGTAAAAAATTTCCAATAGTTTCAGAATTCATAAACTCTTCACAAACAACACAATTTTTCCCATCACTTCCGTTGGTTTCACCAAGTTCTGTTATTGCATTTGGGCCAAACTCTGAACTTTCAAAAATAAGGCGGGTATATATTTCCATTGATGTTTCAAAGATCAAAGAAAACACAACTCTTATATTGCCAGTCCAAGTTGAAACTATAGATGGAACAACCTTAAAAAATGTCTATTTAAATCCGTCTTCCGTTGTTGCTGAGGTAAAAGTTTCAGAGGATAATAGTATAGTTACTGTTCCGATAATACCTATTATTAGAAACGCACCACCTCAGGGGTTTGGCGTTAGATCAGTATCTGTAAGCCCATCTGTTGTCACTATTTCAGGCCCAATTAGTGTAATTACAAACATAAAAAATGTTTCAACTGATCCGATTGACTTAACACAAATAACTGCCAAAACAGATTTCACTGTAAAACTTACTCCAATTGATAAAGTAACTTTTCCTATTAATACCTGTAAAATAACAGTTGAAGTAAGCCCAATTGTCTCAAAGACATTGACAGTTCAGGTGAAGGTGCTTGTTGCTGAAGGTAAACAGTATAGTGCTTCTCAAGAAAACATAAATGTTGTTATTAGTGGCTTTAAAGATGTTATTGATTCTATCACATCTGATATGATTAGTTGTACTATCGATGCATCATCCCTTAGCACTGGCTCTTATACACTTCCTGTTGTTGTTTCGGGATTGCCGCAAAATGTTATTCTTCAAACAATTACGCCAGCAAGTATTGAGGTTAAAATATACTGA
- a CDS encoding MGMT family protein, giving the protein MNYKICYEEIPLKVYTDGNKIYKIEFLKTCKENNIDFLAEFLKLLKEGRSVFFIDFEKIDPSIRLILETVYKIPYGTVTTYGEISKKVFNTNDYARFVGSALSKNPIPVLIPCHRVIDRNLRLHGFSGGLTLKEKLLKAEGIEIKNGKVDKRFLINL; this is encoded by the coding sequence ATGAACTACAAAATTTGCTACGAAGAAATCCCTCTAAAAGTTTATACTGACGGAAATAAGATATACAAAATTGAGTTTTTAAAGACATGCAAGGAAAATAATATTGATTTTCTTGCTGAATTTTTGAAATTGCTTAAAGAAGGAAGAAGCGTTTTTTTCATTGATTTTGAAAAAATTGACCCTTCAATTCGCCTAATTCTTGAAACTGTTTACAAAATCCCGTATGGAACGGTTACCACATATGGAGAGATTTCCAAAAAAGTTTTTAATACAAATGACTATGCGCGTTTCGTAGGTTCTGCTCTCTCAAAAAATCCTATACCTGTCCTTATCCCCTGCCACAGAGTTATTGATAGAAATTTAAGGCTTCACGGATTTTCAGGTGGGTTAACGCTTAAAGAAAAACTTCTTAAAGCCGAAGGAATCGAAATAAAAAATGGAAAAGTTGACAAACGCTTTCTTATTAATCTCTAA
- the truB gene encoding tRNA pseudouridine(55) synthase TruB produces MEKLTNAFLLISKPYGITSRKFLNEISRVLGEKRIGHLGTLDPMATGLLFVALGKYTRLLPYVNLQTKEYVIEITFGIETDTWDITGKVLKKGDVLVKEEDILKTLPKFTGKIKQRVPFFSARKLKGIELYKLARKETFIETFKDVEILGIEYMGFKNNKLVLKVTSSSGTYMRSLAYELGLALGVPATLSAIVRTKIGNLSIDFTTTINRLKRGDFSKGLVPPQAVIDMPMIIIDGTSFKLGKLESLDNAIVLDKTYNLIGIGEIKGTLKPRVVIDEDNRIP; encoded by the coding sequence ATGGAAAAGTTGACAAACGCTTTCTTATTAATCTCTAAGCCTTATGGTATTACATCAAGGAAATTTTTAAACGAGATATCAAGGGTTTTAGGAGAAAAACGGATTGGTCACCTTGGCACTCTTGACCCCATGGCAACAGGTTTGCTCTTCGTTGCTTTGGGAAAATACACAAGGCTTTTACCATATGTAAACCTTCAAACAAAGGAATATGTAATTGAAATTACCTTTGGAATTGAAACAGACACGTGGGACATCACAGGAAAAGTTTTAAAAAAAGGAGATGTTTTAGTAAAAGAAGAGGATATTCTTAAAACTCTTCCGAAATTTACCGGAAAAATAAAACAACGGGTACCATTTTTCTCTGCAAGAAAACTCAAAGGTATTGAACTTTACAAACTTGCACGAAAGGAAACCTTTATTGAAACATTCAAAGATGTTGAAATTCTTGGAATTGAATACATGGGTTTTAAAAATAATAAACTCGTTTTAAAGGTTACTTCAAGTTCTGGTACTTATATGCGCTCTCTTGCATACGAACTTGGTCTTGCGTTGGGTGTACCTGCAACTCTTTCTGCAATTGTACGCACGAAGATCGGTAACCTTTCAATTGATTTCACAACGACAATAAATAGGTTGAAGCGAGGTGATTTTTCAAAGGGACTTGTGCCTCCGCAAGCAGTAATCGATATGCCTATGATAATAATTGATGGAACATCCTTTAAATTAGGAAAATTAGAGTCATTAGACAACGCAATCGTCCTTGATAAAACTTACAATTTAATTGGCATCGGTGAGATAAAAGGCACTTTGAAACCAAGGGTCGTAATCGATGAAGATAATAGAATTCCATAA
- the cdaA gene encoding diadenylate cyclase CdaA produces the protein MEILINTFKDIGTKTIILSVIDILIVSLIFYVILRAIQNTRTLQLAEGIALYFIGVFLVSYLSDKIGLTTLHFLASNLITYSFMFLPYLLVVVFQPELRKWFTGLGKNIKLQEPLEGEEDYRSIVEEIVKGVNTMSLNKIGALIVIEREVPLSEYMETGVEIGAKVKSETLVTIFFPNSPLHDGATIIRGDKVAAARCVLPLSMDKELEKEDIGTRHRAACGITEESDAIAIVVSEETGIISLAVRGKLTRYLSPLELRGMLLVMIRPVLKAKDKVKKG, from the coding sequence ATGGAGATATTGATAAACACATTTAAGGATATAGGCACAAAGACAATTATTCTAAGCGTAATCGATATTCTGATTGTAAGTTTAATTTTTTACGTTATTTTAAGGGCGATACAAAACACAAGGACCCTTCAACTTGCTGAGGGTATCGCTCTGTATTTTATCGGTGTATTTTTGGTATCTTATCTATCTGATAAGATTGGTTTAACGACACTTCACTTTCTTGCAAGCAATTTAATTACCTATTCTTTTATGTTTCTTCCGTATCTTCTTGTTGTGGTGTTCCAACCAGAATTAAGAAAATGGTTTACGGGTCTTGGAAAGAACATAAAACTCCAAGAACCATTGGAAGGGGAAGAAGATTATAGAAGTATCGTTGAAGAAATTGTGAAAGGCGTAAATACAATGTCCTTGAATAAAATTGGTGCACTTATCGTAATAGAGAGAGAAGTGCCTCTTTCTGAATACATGGAGACTGGTGTTGAAATTGGTGCAAAGGTGAAGTCCGAAACTCTTGTAACAATTTTTTTTCCAAATTCACCTCTTCACGATGGTGCAACGATAATAAGAGGTGATAAAGTTGCAGCAGCACGATGTGTGCTTCCTCTTTCTATGGACAAAGAACTTGAAAAAGAGGATATCGGAACTCGCCACAGGGCAGCATGTGGCATAACAGAGGAAAGTGATGCTATTGCTATCGTTGTATCAGAAGAGACTGGAATAATTTCTCTTGCCGTGCGTGGAAAACTTACCCGTTATCTAAGCCCTCTTGAATTAAGAGGTATGCTTTTAGTGATGATTAGGCCGGTCTTAAAAGCAAAGGATAAGGTGAAAAAAGGATGA